One window from the genome of Sphaerotilus microaerophilus encodes:
- a CDS encoding FAD-dependent monooxygenase: MRYADQWRKGRVFLLGDAGHLMPPWAGSGMQSGIRDAFNLTWKLREVLSGRLPESLLDSYEAERAPNVRFYTEVAIQLGRIIQQQLIEEELAAMAPKPGELPMLRNPWYDAGWCTGEVTSDGAVGKMLPQPRVVDSAGRRCWLDDLLGDGFALLGAGIDPASLLTPEQREQWDRLGTRYFTVIGVDSAGHGHDDIVDLDGSLLSWMRGHATTVIAVRPDRFVAAAQRSGLAVPCSS, translated from the coding sequence GTGCGCTATGCCGACCAGTGGCGCAAGGGCCGAGTTTTCCTGCTCGGTGATGCGGGGCACCTGATGCCGCCCTGGGCGGGCTCGGGCATGCAGTCAGGCATTCGCGACGCCTTCAACCTCACCTGGAAGCTGCGCGAGGTGCTCTCCGGCCGGCTGCCGGAATCCCTGCTCGACAGCTACGAAGCCGAGCGGGCGCCCAACGTGCGCTTCTACACCGAGGTGGCCATCCAGCTCGGCCGCATCATCCAGCAGCAGCTCATCGAGGAGGAGCTCGCCGCGATGGCGCCCAAGCCGGGTGAGCTGCCGATGCTGCGCAACCCCTGGTACGACGCCGGCTGGTGCACCGGCGAGGTCACTTCCGACGGTGCCGTGGGCAAGATGCTGCCGCAGCCCCGGGTGGTCGACTCGGCAGGCCGACGCTGTTGGCTCGATGACCTGCTGGGTGACGGCTTTGCGCTGCTGGGTGCGGGCATCGACCCGGCCAGTTTGCTCACGCCAGAGCAGCGCGAGCAATGGGACCGGTTGGGGACACGCTATTTCACGGTGATCGGAGTGGATTCCGCCGGGCATGGCCACGACGACATCGTCGACCTTGACGGCAGTTTGCTCTCCTGGATGCGCGGTCACGCGACGACGGTGATCGCTGTGCGGCCGGATCGCTTCGTGGCGGCGGCGCAGAGATCCGGTTTGGCAGTTCCCTGCAGCAGCTGA
- a CDS encoding ACP S-malonyltransferase produces the protein MAYALVFSGQGGQHAEMFRCLAAPEHSALVDGAVGPGWRERLHDPHWSTRNAVAQPLLTALAVATWQALRATLPPPTVVAGYSVGELAAFHAAGVIGAEQAVDLARVRAAEMDLAAQATPTALAGWSGLDADALAALCQRHGMEVAIRNAPDSVVVGGPVAALQRANGEVEALGAQASPLRVGLASHTRWMRPAAQRFAEHLAHEPMAAPSCRLATNHALLVRTAAEARVALGAQVATTVRWAECMDAIVQSRVDAVLEIGAGSALSRMLMRVAPVLPVRAVDDFRSLEAVLKWLMRYSTA, from the coding sequence ATGGCCTACGCGCTGGTGTTCTCCGGGCAAGGCGGCCAGCACGCCGAGATGTTCCGCTGCCTGGCCGCGCCAGAGCACAGCGCGCTTGTGGATGGTGCTGTGGGGCCGGGCTGGCGCGAACGCTTGCACGACCCGCACTGGAGCACCCGCAACGCCGTGGCCCAGCCGCTGCTGACCGCGCTGGCGGTGGCCACCTGGCAAGCCCTGCGGGCGACGTTGCCGCCGCCCACCGTGGTGGCCGGCTACAGCGTGGGCGAGTTGGCGGCCTTCCATGCGGCTGGGGTTATCGGCGCGGAACAAGCGGTGGACCTGGCCCGCGTGCGCGCCGCCGAGATGGACCTCGCCGCCCAGGCCACACCCACCGCGTTGGCCGGCTGGAGCGGGTTGGATGCCGATGCGCTGGCCGCACTGTGCCAGCGCCACGGCATGGAGGTGGCCATCCGCAATGCGCCCGACAGCGTGGTGGTGGGCGGCCCCGTGGCCGCGCTGCAGCGGGCCAACGGCGAGGTCGAGGCCCTGGGCGCGCAGGCGAGCCCGTTGCGCGTGGGCCTGGCCTCGCACACGCGCTGGATGCGGCCTGCGGCCCAGCGCTTTGCGGAGCATTTGGCCCACGAGCCCATGGCCGCACCCTCGTGCCGCCTGGCCACCAACCACGCGCTGCTGGTACGCACAGCTGCCGAGGCCCGTGTGGCGCTGGGCGCTCAGGTGGCCACCACCGTGCGCTGGGCCGAGTGCATGGACGCCATCGTGCAGAGCCGCGTGGACGCGGTGCTGGAGATCGGCGCTGGCAGCGCGCTCTCGCGCATGCTGATGCGCGTGGCGCCCGTATTGCCGGTGCGGGCCGTTGATGACTTCAGGAGCCTGGAAGCGGTGCTGAAATGGCTGATGCGATACTCGACTGCTTGA